GGTGTGAAAATTGGTGATGATATTTCGGTTTTTAATCCTTCTATTCCTTCTTCAGATATAACTCTTTTCCCTTTCACAAGCTCTTTCAATTTTTCATGAGCCTGCATGGAATAACTCCATTTGCTGCCATCAAACTCCGAAAAATACCACCACCCTTTTCTTGCCTTTCTTAGCAAAATGAGTGGTTCTTTGGGTGTAAGACACTCAGGATAGGGTAACGCTGAAATTTTCAAAGAGTTGGCAAACGCCATGGCCTTCACACTTGCCAATCCACTTCTTAAGCCCGTAAAATGCCCTGGCCCTATGACACAACCCAATCCATCCAAATCGTCCAAAGAAATGTTGACGCTTTTAAGAATATGATCAATTTCGATCATCAGGAAATCTGATCGCCGCTTGTAACGCATATTCAAAGTTGCGATTTCTTCGCCCGCGTGTACGGCTATCTTTAACCAACTTGATGAGGTATCAATCGCTAAAAAATTCAAATCAATCATCCTTTCAAATGCTAACCTAATTATAACACTCAACATATCCATTGCTGAACAGATGACCACCATATATACCAAAAAAGAAAGATGGGGAGCATTTGTGAGGTATTGACTTCTAAAACAAAATATGGATTTTTTTGTGAAAGTAAAACAAAAAGTGCATAAGAATCCCTTGAAAATCTAAATATTGATGAGCCTCAATTATTTGATGTGCGGAGAAAGCGCCGATGGAGGCATCTTTATATAAGAACTCTGACTTCCACAAGCATAGGAAGTGTCGACGGAGCCATTCTTATATAAAAAGTCTTCCCCCACATGTGGGGGAAGTGACGGCGGAGCCGGCGTAGGGGGCAAAGGTTTGGTAGGAAACTAAAAAGAATAGGTAGCGAATCCTATTTTACCGTTTGAAAGTATATTTTTACCACCGTGATGCCTCAAAATAAAATCTACAGGAAGTAGCATTCGTTGCCTCAAAATAAAATCTACATTTGTGATTTGACGGAATCGAGACGCCTCCTTTCTGCCTTCTTTTTTTCATGAATCACCAGAAGCTCGTTCGAGCATTTAACTATCTTACGTTTTAAGTCGTATAAATCAAGTTTTTCATGGATTGCTCTGAGAGCTTCTTTTTTCTCTTGAGACACATCTTTGGAAT
The DNA window shown above is from Mesoaciditoga lauensis cd-1655R = DSM 25116 and carries:
- the tsaB gene encoding tRNA (adenosine(37)-N6)-threonylcarbamoyltransferase complex dimerization subunit type 1 TsaB, with product MDMLSVIIRLAFERMIDLNFLAIDTSSSWLKIAVHAGEEIATLNMRYKRRSDFLMIEIDHILKSVNISLDDLDGLGCVIGPGHFTGLRSGLASVKAMAFANSLKISALPYPECLTPKEPLILLRKARKGWWYFSEFDGSKWSYSMQAHEKLKELVKGKRVISEEGIEGLKTEISSPIFTPLEMLESLEKAFEKGENVYDHLSLKPFYVQRPIAEEKLMEKKRGKV